The following coding sequences are from one Leptolyngbya sp. NIES-3755 window:
- a CDS encoding protein tyrosine phosphatase (similar to AA sequence:cyanobase_aa:LBDG_21950) — translation MAYRLLFVCLGNICRSPSAENIMNHLIRQAGLENEIICDSAGTSSYHIGSPPDRRMTAAAKLRGIELIGRARQFERSDFEEFDLILAMDHDNFEAICSIDPAGTYQDKVQLMCNFCTQHQLREVPDPYYGGAEGFNFVIDLLLDACQGLLDFIIREENLTPSSAPSIERS, via the coding sequence ATGGCGTATCGCTTATTGTTCGTGTGTTTGGGAAATATTTGTCGATCGCCATCTGCTGAAAATATTATGAATCACTTGATTCGGCAGGCGGGATTGGAAAATGAGATCATTTGTGATTCAGCAGGGACATCGAGCTATCACATTGGCAGTCCGCCCGATCGTAGAATGACCGCAGCGGCAAAATTACGCGGTATTGAGCTAATTGGACGGGCGCGACAGTTTGAACGATCGGACTTTGAGGAATTCGATCTAATTCTGGCAATGGATCACGATAATTTTGAGGCAATTTGTTCGATCGATCCAGCGGGAACTTATCAAGACAAAGTGCAATTGATGTGTAACTTTTGTACTCAGCATCAATTGAGAGAAGTACCAGATCCTTACTACGGTGGTGCAGAAGGGTTTAACTTTGTGATCGATTTATTACTAGATGCTTGTCAGGGATTGTTAGATTTCATCATCAGAGAAGAGAACTTAACACCGTCTTCCGCTCCGTCGATCGAGCGATCGTGA